ACCTTAATCACCACGACCAAGGCTGGTTCGCAATTACCGATCGTCTGCGAAAATTTTGTGAatattgtttcaaaaataaaatagtggTTTCAAACCAAAGAGCAGAAAGTGTTACTACTttatttgcaaacatttaacccTTGCAATGTCCTACAAGAAATGTAGTTAGACAATTGAAAAGGTGAAATGTGTAATAGACTTTACTTATGTGTTTGGGAGTTGATGATTTTTTGGGTtgaaaatttacaaaaaaatagcttATGATTTATTTAGTGGGTCATTTGTGACATTTGTAGAAAGGGCTGGTCACTCACTCAGATAAAATTGATCCTGGGATGGGTTGTCGCAAATGCTGGGGGGAAAAGCTGTGGGAAAAGAATGTGCTCCAAGTGGCCTTTCAATGTGTTGCTCTTGAGCGCCTCCTTTTCTGTTGCAGTATAATgtcaacatgacattttttagCACGCTCACTCCATTGGGCCCTGAACCCGCCGCGACCCTAAAagagggaggggaaaaaagtacaaGCGAAAGTCAAGAGCTGCAGCTGTCTTGTGTAAATGTTTCCAAAGTTGTTATTCTGCTGGGTGCAGACATACTGCATCTCACTGATATCTCATATACAATTCATCACCTTCCATTTCTTTCCATTTACTACTTAGATCTGAAGTTGAGCAGCTGACAAATGAATCGCTATTTTCTATTACAGCATGCTTTTTCACCTGCTATGGGTTGGAATTAATTGAGCAACTGTTTTCATAAATCAAGGTTGTTTCCCCAGTTTTAGCGGGACTAATTACAAGCTCATTACATTTTCTCTTCGGTAATGATGCTGCAGAGTACAGTGATACCCATGAGTGACTAAATATTTAAACGTGATTAACAGTTATGATAGCAAGTGCAATTACATTTTCATGTTGTGTTTGGTATGACATGAATTTCTCCTTTAGGAGGGAAGCGCAACTGGACATTGAGGGCCAGTTCCTCGTTCGAATAATTTACGATGACTCCAAAACGTACGATCTTGTCGCTGCCGCCAGCAAAGTTCTCAGTAAGTTTGTTCTTGTACTTTTTGAGCTACACGGAGCAATGCGAACAAACCGATAGCAGTTTggatttaatgttttaaaaataaacaaaacttgTTTTACTCATTTAATGGATTACAAATGTCACAATTTACAATCAAACCAAAGCTGTTACAAAACATTGATGTTCCTGAATTGGTTTTCTAATTAGGTTGTGAAggcaacattttaaatatagcaTAATCTGGTAACGGTGTGTGGCAAAAGTTACCTGTGCAGACATTCACActgcttttttaaatacattttacatgaaggctttaaaaaagGATGCATTTTAGCATACACGCCTTAATAGTTACTTCTATATCATTGCTTTAGACTTACTATTTCAATTTATCACATAAACTTTGACGAGATCATGAGCTGCTTACCTGAAGTCATGATCGTTGTTCACATTGCAGAGATTGATGCAGGAGACATCCTGCAGATGTTCGGGAAGATGTTCTTTGAGTTTTGCCAAGAGTCGGGATATGACACCATCTTGCGTGTGCTGGGATCAAATGTCCGTGAATTCCTTCAGGTAAAAGTCTGTCAAGTTCGATATCTTTTTCCACATGATGACATTTTCATGCCTTCTGAACAGTaccaatctgatttttttttaaattggaccgCTTTCAAAACCTGAATTTAATTATCATTAGGCTGCGTTACCATCGCAGGCTCATGACgccaattcagattttttttgttaattctgACATTTTTGTACAGCCATTCATATTGCACTCACTGTGTGGAGGTTTTTGGTATATGTTTTCAGAATTTAGACGCCCTCCACGACCACTTGGGCACCATCTATCCTGGAATGAGGGCTCCCTCGTTCCGCTGCACGGATGCTGAAAAGGGCAACAATCTCATTCTTCACTACTATTCAGAGAGAGAAGGCCTGCAAGACATCGTGATTGGCATCATTAAAACAGTTGCACAGCAAATCCATGGCACGGAGATAGAGATGAAGGTCTGCTTTGCCCTTTTTTTcgctcacaatttttttttacatgctttTTCTTGGATCCTGTCTAATTGAAAAGTGCAGAGGAGAGACTGGATATGGTTGGGGATATTTTTAGATCTAGGAAATAGTGTCTCTTGCACCAAGTGCTCTCAGGATGAATCTAGTTATTTGACCAAGTGCCATCATTTTAACcatttatatacatacttaATGAAGCAAGCTCACTCTCCAATGACTAACTAATGATATGAGATTGGAAGATTCGATGCCACGACACTCTGCATTTGCTGCCCTCTAATGATTTAATAGAAGGATCATGCATTTTTAAGCATTgtatgtgaggaaaaaaaacaaaccaaaaaaaactgcagaCCTTCCAAATGTGAAGCCCAATCTGGGGAAATATTAGCCACGGTTGCTGTGGAAACAGGGCGCAGAGATGGTAGTCTGACGTCAGTGTGTCTTATGCCAACACTGATTAATGTCATCCTGGACGCGACTAATTCTACTATAATAGACTTGAGATGAACAATGGTGTAATGCATATTATAGTACTTATATTCTATTGATGAATTGTTTAATTAAGGACGTTAACAGATAATTTACGGACACCAGTCTCAATAATATTCCTATCCGAGGTACAAAAGTATGCCCTTGTAAAATTCATTAAATGAAATTTGTTATaatgaggaaaatgaatacacatTTTATTAATAACATTTTCATTAACCAATGTAGTCCTTTATAAGGTTAAATACTATTTCTGGTATACATTAAAAACTTCATTTCAATATTatgaatttagttttaatgagtATTAACTGTATTTAGTGTCATTTTTACATTATTCTTTATAAACAGTATTACCATTTACAACGTTAAAACAACAACTACAGCTGTTACTGCTTTGACCTTTTATTTGGCACATtcatttctatgaaaaaaatacatcaacttTAGTGTCTTTTATGAGTAGCCCTTTAGTAGTTAAAGTAAAGAAATTCCTAATTAATTCAACAAATACTTTAGTGATATGATCATAAAAATGCACAGTGGGCCAGATTCAAGAACCTTTAGAAAATCAAGGTCTTTCCATTTTGTGACGATACGTAGATGTTTAATGTTTAACTTGAAATGCAGATGATCCAGCCCAAGAGCGAGGAGTGCGACCATATCAAGTTCCTGATCGAGGAAAAAGAATCTGAGGAAGAGGCCTTCTACGAAGATTTGGACGGCTTCGAGGAGAACGGCACGCAGGAAACACGGATCAGCCCGTACACTTTTTGCAAGGCCTTCCCCTTTCACCTCATGTTTGACAAAGACCTGATGCTCACGCAGTGCGGCAACGCCATTTACCGAGTGCTGCCCCAGGTCTGCTTGCCATTAGGCGAcactattttattcattatggAGGGGTCAGTTATTTACAGCGCTGACATTTTGGCCACCTGGGTTGCACGTATATATTCATGACTAGCTTTTTACGTCTGAATTATGCACATTTTGATTTCCTCTCGCCTCTTAGCTCCAACCTGGTTCCTGCATCCTCCCTTCGGTTTTCTCCCTGGTTCGCCCGCACATCGACTTCAGCTACCATGGCATTCTTTCGCACATCAATACGGTCTTCGTCCTGCGAAGCAAGGTAGAATCATgtgtaaaaacattttgtgtacagttaaaagatACATTGAATCAAAAAATTGAACAAAGGAAAGTGTGGAAGCAATTCGGATTATTTGGTTATCACATACTGTACATTTATTGGCCAACTTTGAAGgtagtgattttttaaaaacttgttaTGTGCCACTCTTTGGCCCTTTACAGGGAATGCATATAATAGTTAATAtgatcttatttattttattgtttttttaaagaaatcttAAGAAAcaataacatgaaaaaaatatatataagatgCACTGGtttataaattgcacttttggGGGATAGTTTTTTAATTTCTTAGAAACCAAGGACAAACATTATCCATAAGATACTTTTAGTCCCAAAAAAGCTGCATATTTATACAAATCTCCAAATGTTAGAGCCATCTTTGGAATTTTGGTATGTCACCTTATCAAAAGAATATATAAAATCAAATTTTAGGTACAAGTTATTCTTTTCAAATTCCGATAAAACAATCAGATTTTTCCTGTGGCTGGCGGGGGGCATTGTAGTACATTTCTGCCCATTTTAGGCTGTCCTTGTGGTGGAATATTCAATGAAATGTTATTAAATGTGGTTCGACCCTGACAGGAGGGTTTGCTAAATGTGGAGACGGTGGAGAATGAGGACGAGCTGACAGGTGTGGAGATCAGTTGTCTGCGGTTGAAAGGACAGATGATTTATTTGCCCGAAGCTGAGAACATCCTCTTTCTTTGCTCACCTAGGTAAGACAATCCTGCACCTCAGTGTTCATGGCACATTTGACCTATCCCATGTTGTCATTGATGTTTTCTGAAAAACATTTCTAGAAATCTGGAAATGAATTATGatcttttttcacttttttagcCCTAGATCATTCAAAGCATTTTTATAGGGAATTTTGTTATCGAAAAGAGTCAAAAAGTTGTAACTTTGCATGAAAAATGGATAATATGAGAGTAAAATAGAGAGGTTACAGAAAGTTCAcacaagcctttttttccagagattccacaaaaaaagacaaagaaacgGAGCCCTAGCAAAACATTTGGCATTTGTTTGCATGTTTATGTTACATACGGCTTATAAGACCCAGAAACAACTGAGTACACGTTTAGACAGCAACATGTGACATATGAAGTAGTTATTGGACATTGACATTTGCTTTCAATTTCATCACAACAATCCCCAAGGCTACATTTGGGAAAAGGAATAGCTTTCGCATATATGCATGAAAGAATTGACTGTCTTTTTTCTCCACTCAAACAAAAGTAATAACACTAGCAACTACAAGATGGAATTTCTGGAGAACCTTTGAAATTAAAGCGGAAAGTTAAACTTAATAGACTTTGGTGTGCCTTAATTTTACAAAGAAATAGGACCAGATTTATCTTTACATTTTAAACTTTTGCCATCATTAAATGAACAGTGCTTTTCTcttgaaaaacatgatttttcgcAACCCTAAACCTTACAGAAGGAATGGAAAGATAGTCGAGTGAATTTTTGAACCGTTTCAAAGTTAGAACAAAGAAAGGGGACGGAGTGAAAAAGATATATAATATCATAAGTGATTACGAAGAAATATGTTTTGCAAAAGCATTGCCACAAAAACGTAGTGTGTCGTCATTTCCAAAGTGTGATGAACCTGGACGACCTGACACGAAGGGGCCTGTACCTGAGCGACATCCCACTGCATGACGCTACACGGGACTTGGTGCTCCTGGGCGAGCAGTTTCGCGAGGAGTACAAGCTGACGCAGGAGCTAGAGATCCTCACTGATCGCCTGCAGCACACACTCCGGGCACTGGAGgatgagaagaagaaaacagACAGGTGAATGATCACATTCCCAGTTTAACCCGTCGAAACCCCTGAATTTATatttaacaaatatacataaGTCAATTTTGGGATTAGCTGAGTACATGATAATAATtagtaaaaaataacaaattgaaaaatactaaatcataagttaaagaaagaaaaagatgaagaaattaattaaaataatttaataatacattaaaaaatgaaataaattgatgttattttacataaatcattcattcatttattttcaataatgctaaatacattttttgttcattcatttattttcaataccgcaaaatccattttttgttaattctTAATTTTCATTACCGCTAaattgatttttgttcattcattcatttgttttcattaccACCAAATCgattttttgtgcattaattcatttattttcaatgctCGCTTAAATACCGTCATGGGAGCCATTAAGTGTTATTTCGAATCTTTcgatgcttttatttatttattttaggattATTTTTAAGATGGTGAAATCAGTTGCTGTGATGATAATAGCTTTGTGTTGCTATCGCTCATTTTGCTGTAAACGTGTCCAATTGacatattttaaacaataatcCACCCCATTTAGTCTTGCGAAAGTGTCAGCAAGATGACGATCTATTGATTCTCAGCGAGTCTGACCTTCCACTCAAAGCTCAGCATTATTCATCTGGCAGGAGCGGAGCAGCAAATATTGACTttaagaggaaaacaaagacTGATGCACGTGTTATTAATCTCAGTGTTTTGTCCAATCTTGAAATTACTGTTACAAATGCAGAGCTACAAATACTACGAATCAATCGTAGTTTATTAGGTgagtttttacttttaaaaaacactacataggcattttgtatcaaagttaagaaaatttaaaaaaataatttagaaatgGAACATCATGTTTTaaatacagcggtacctcgacatacgagcaccccgacatacgagcatttcgagatacgataatttcgagcaaataattatctttagatacgagacaaattttgagatacgagaaagccaggtggccaagacatgagatgctgtttatgattttagcgcaatgtcttttttgccacatctctttcgtgtataacagatatctacgagcactgggcggagcgttgcatttttttcagtgttttttccgtcactcagcgcgaatagcggagcgatcgctagtaCGAGGAATATATAttagtggtcgtgcattatcctattgtgaggacatttgtgtgcatcattttcggaatattttgaagggaatacaaaagcaaacagcccttcgatagtgaaagtcagggtggaggcggggcaaacagccaacccggccgggagaagaaaggtatgaaaataaaaatagaattaagtttagtgtaaggtttgattaaacttatttttgaatgtgtctgcatcgtaatccaagttcatttaaatttgtttatgttatattacgattcactggtgcaaaaagtctccaccgctgtgtgttttttatttctttgcaagaattaagtattgaaaaaatgaaaagctttAGAAAATATCAAGCTTTACTTTTGTAAAGCCGCTGTAAATTGTCTCTACCCActgaaaaatgtgatttttcacGTTTTGCTGCTCTGTAAAAGGGACGTAAAACATCGCAGTACCGTTAAAGGTATGTTTTGCTTGCAGCAAAAGACATGAATTCCATTGTAATTGATCCACATGAAAGCAAACGGGGACATTGGAGCAAATAGGCCGGACCCGGGACGCTCCACTGCACAGCTTTTCATGTGCCTGTAAGCTTTCAAACAAGCCTGCGTGCTCCAAGTGGTTGCCATAGAAACACAAGCCTTCCATCCAAAGGGAGCCAGAATgtagaaaatacaaaaaggtgGTGGGTGAGCGAAAAAACGAGCATCCAAAAAGGACGGCGTCCAATCTGGCCAATGGACAACATAGCTGCTCATCCTCCTCATTTTTTCCTTAATCTTCTTTCCACTTTCAGGTTGCTGTACTCCGTCCTGCCGCCGTCTGTGGCCAACGAGCTGAGACACAAGCGGCCCGTACCGGCTAAGCGTTATGACAACGTCACCATTCTTTTTAGCGGCATCTTGGGCTTCAACGCCTTCTGCAGCAAGCACGCCTCCGCTGAGGGCGCCATCAAGATCGTCAACCTGCTCAACGACGTTTACACCCGCTTCGACATCTTGACCGACTCGCGAAATAACCCTTATGTGTACAAGGTTGGAAACTTGATATGGTATCTTATTACTTACCTTTCTTTAAAAACaggatttaaaacaaaaaaaaactgaccttAATCGGATAAAATTATTTCCCCCCCGCAGATAAATATAACTTTGTTCTAATAAGATTATGtttacactgaaaaaataaGTGGTTGAttctagtgattttttttgggtcaaatatataatatttgattCTTTTgaaattttagttatatttactttattaataactgtaacagaaaaaaatactttgtaaaTCTTGTAAAattattctcttttttaaaagGTCAAGATTTAGATGATGAAAAATAACTATTCCAGTAAGATTATGATTTATTCCTTTAGAATAAATGACATATTCATCACAGTACAAGAAGGACTTGTAGTTCCTCAAATTATAATTTTAtggaaaaatgaatacatttattccGGTTCcattatttctttttgtgtCCAAAAGTACAATTTtaacctttgatttttttttaaaattccaattCCATAGTGATTTCAACTGCACCAAAATACAACTTTATTcctgaaacaaaaatatatatatatatttccagtTCCATTATAGTTCCTTGTCCCCCGGAATAAAACTACTAGCTTTTTCTCATTCCGTTTAAACCGTTGGTAATCTTGAAATATTCGAAACCTCTTCCAAAGATTGATTCTTGGTACCGCTTGTTCTCTCCAGGGCTTGGGGTGTAATATAGTTtagccttttgcccaaagtctcacaccctcgtgaggataaacagcTTAGAGAATGGAAGGATGTGTGTTTGGATGCGGCCGTGATCCTTTCTGCAAAATTGTGACGTAACCACCCTTATTGCGTGCTGCAACGGACTATTTATAGTAGTGGAGTTCTTGAGTTGTTAGCCCGGGGTAAAGTAGTACTGATTTCTAAACAACACAGAGCAGCTTTGGAGACTGAGCATAGTGCTTGTGGAGCTCACGTGGCAGATTTACACCCCAAGCTTTCAGGGGAAAATGCGCTCGGAGTCAAACAGACCCCAGCCGCGTCCAGCCTCCTTTGGCTTCAGGCACTGGGTCACCAAAAGAAGTCATATTTACTCTAGGAGTTGAATGGCCATCACCTCAATGTCTTAAAGTTGAGGTCAGCTTTATTTTGGCCTGCTCTGCATCTTGAAAGACATTCAACTCCTTCAGTGGGCTCACGCGAGACTTGTCAAATAAAGCAAACGGCCtgatggaaatattttttctgcAGGTGGAGACAGTGGGCGACAAGTACATGACGGTGAGCGGTCTGCCTGAGCCGTGCACCCACCACGCCAAATCCATCTGCCACCTAGCGCTGGACATGTTGGAGATCGCAGGACAGGTCAAAGTGGATGGCAAGCCTGTACAGGTGGGACTGGACCGCTTCAAATATTGCGAAGTCGGAGGAATCTTGATCTGATTATCTCAACGTGACTTCAAAGCGTTGTTTATATCACCTTGGATACTGGTGACATAAAATGGCTGCAGTTTTGTGGACCAGTTAGGTTGATTGGAACTCTTCAGATACTAAACTTGACTTTTTCTTAACCCTTTAGTATAGGGCTAGTGACGGTTTGTGGTCATAATAATAACTTAACCATACAGACCTGGCTTGGGTTACATGACCTAAAATCTGATGGTCATTTGTGTACATTTTGTCTTATAATTTATACCAAACTTTTTAGGAATAACTATaacaatctttttttataaatgaagacaaaattactgaaataaatattaataaaaataaaaatatgctcTTATTATGGCCTCCAATGacactgatttttttcttttcaaattacaCAATATTTTACTCACTGCCTCTCATAAAGTCACCCAAAATTTGACATTATTTTCCTGACTAAAAATATTGACAGTTTATGTTAAAATAACATGATTTGGGACAaattcatatttagatttttttttcaggttaagaaatacCATTCACTTCTAAGGAGAAGTGTAGAGGACAGaactaacaaaacaaaacagagcAAAACGAAACACAACAaagaatatatattaaattatacAATAATAATGGTATAATCCAATAGTGCTAAAAGCCCACAAAgttagaatttaaaaataaggaATTGTTTTACAAATTTCAAACTGCCATAGAATTGAAAAGCACATAACTATTTGTAATTCTTTATTGCATCACTGACTGCATGGCATGTCTTCCGCAATAAAAGCTCATTTAATTTGGCTCCACACTGAAGAAGAGAGGAGtttcatagcaaaaaaaaaaactcaaatcatCTCTCTCCTTGAGCTAAAAATAGATTCTTTTTCAAGAGCGCCTTCACGCTCTAAAGACCACCACAGTGGCCCCCGCTCGACAAGAAATGGTCATTAGATTCCTTACAAGTACCTCTTGGGGAGCTGTTCCGGAAAGATTGTTGTCTTTGCAGATTACCATCGGGATTCACACGGGAGAGGTGGTGACGGGGGTGATTGGCCAGAGGATGCCACGCTACTGCCTTTTCGGCAACACCGTCAACCTCACAAGTCGCACCGAAACCACTGGGGAAAAAGGCAAAATCAATGTTTCAGAGTATACTTACAGGTGGGAAAAGGCATTGTGTTGTTTATTAACGATTTAATGgactaatgatttaaaaaaatatattttaaaaaaactcattgaagttgttggctgccattgacagcgttaagcgtccaaaccattttgccCCTCCCGCTATCACCAACAAAGCCATGCAATGATTAAaacactatgaaaaaaaaaatcaactttaaaATGTTACTTAGGACTTtttgtattcagttttatttagtttttattacaattgtactaattcattcattcattttctaaaccgcttatcctcctaagggtcacggtgggtgctggagcctaccatGAATATTTTTGGAGTACACGAAGTAtacgaaaccggagtacccagagaaaacccatactccccacaaaaaaacaattaaaaactaaTGATAATTGCTACTATTTTAATgagcaaaaatagtcacttgttcTTTAAACAGTTAAACCCTTTAATTGCGCATTTTGATTAGCTGTCCATCTCTGAAAGGTCTCAATTTCCTTGATTGGATTCCAATTGTCTTCCAGGTGCTTACAGTCCGGCGAAAACGCAGACCCTCAGTTCGACCTGGCCTACCGAGGCCCGGTCACCATGAAAGGGAAGAAAGAACCAATGAAAGTGTGGTTCTTGTCCAGACAGGAAGTCCACTGAAAAGTCCTACTTAAGCTTCAACTTTAATCCATCAAATGGATTAagtagaatgaaaaaaaaacatggttttgATAATGATGCAAAGCTTGTTTATGACACGGTGTCATTGTGCTTCACTTTACTATAATATGCAGTCTATTTCAGCAAACACATTTAGATTAGTTTTTGTCCGAATAGCTGTATTTGTCAAGCACTTTTCACAGTCCAAATGCACAGTTACATCCAAAATGTtcaagtcaaaataaaaactaacaatTTTTAATACTATATAGCATTATAAagtattttaaattcattttaaatacacCAACATGCTGGATAAAGTTTTTTTCCTTATAGGGTAGTGTAAAATATTTGAATCTTCATATATTTACTTTATTCCACATTCTAAATAGGTATACATTTTATAGTTGCTCAATGTGTTTTTATCTTGTTAATGTGTGTTAAATATAAAGTATGTGAAGTCCTAAGTGTCTCTTAGCTTTCATTAAGGCACTCCCACTATTTACACTGTGTGTTTGGTTTGGTCATAAACTGACTTCTTCAAATCTTAGATACATGTCCTTTgcgattttaaaaagggaaaaataaaaaaaagtaagttcTTGGAATctgttttaaaaacatgttgggGGCAATAGATTTCCACATCCAATCTAATTTGACGGGTAGTGATTATTCTTTTGTCTGTGTGATTCGTTTCGCTTTTTCACTCCTCCTTAAAGTGTTTTTGGGCCCAACCActttctctgaaaaaaaaaaaatctagaacaACCACAATGTGAGTACTCAAGATATCCATGTGGTATATTATTCAGTCTATAAAGCAGGCATGTCCAAACTTCAgtagaagcttaaattcagcctacattctgttgaacttctcatctttaacactagatggagctagtcactaCTCTATTAGCTCAGGGGTCAAAACCTGACAAGATGTTCAAAACATTGTGGAAAAACTTTGGAGAATTtctgtattttgttttacataaataaaacgGAAGAATAAAAGAATGACATTTTATAAATTGAGCTACTttggttgtgattttcttgactttttttatgCTGATGGCTATTTTACTTTGTTCTGCATATCTGAAGTATTTTGTTACTCTTATTTCTTTattcattaactgccattgacaattctagagaaattatatatatatatatttttatattaagcaGAAAAATGTTTCAGGGTATAtacaatatgtatttttaaaaagatacaaAAAAGGCCAGAAACTGCCAATGTGGAGATCTCTTCTTGTGTTTAATAATAGTAcagcactgtaaaaaaaaatcaacttctttgatttgaaaaaaaaaatggaattggtgTCAAAGCAAGCCATGAATTGAGTTATCTAAGGTCACATTATCACTTCAATATAACCAAAGAGCATATcatcctttttttctatttaggtGCTAGCTCATCATAGTGAAGAAAGTACTATAAAATTGTTTATTTCAGTCCTGATAGCATCTTCTGATTTGAACGGTGTG
The Stigmatopora argus isolate UIUO_Sarg chromosome 7, RoL_Sarg_1.0, whole genome shotgun sequence DNA segment above includes these coding regions:
- the gucy1b1 gene encoding guanylate cyclase soluble subunit beta-1; this encodes MYGFVNHALELLVLRNYGPEVWEDIKREAQLDIEGQFLVRIIYDDSKTYDLVAAASKVLKIDAGDILQMFGKMFFEFCQESGYDTILRVLGSNVREFLQNLDALHDHLGTIYPGMRAPSFRCTDAEKGNNLILHYYSEREGLQDIVIGIIKTVAQQIHGTEIEMKMIQPKSEECDHIKFLIEEKESEEEAFYEDLDGFEENGTQETRISPYTFCKAFPFHLMFDKDLMLTQCGNAIYRVLPQLQPGSCILPSVFSLVRPHIDFSYHGILSHINTVFVLRSKEGLLNVETVENEDELTGVEISCLRLKGQMIYLPEAENILFLCSPSVMNLDDLTRRGLYLSDIPLHDATRDLVLLGEQFREEYKLTQELEILTDRLQHTLRALEDEKKKTDRLLYSVLPPSVANELRHKRPVPAKRYDNVTILFSGILGFNAFCSKHASAEGAIKIVNLLNDVYTRFDILTDSRNNPYVYKVETVGDKYMTVSGLPEPCTHHAKSICHLALDMLEIAGQVKVDGKPVQITIGIHTGEVVTGVIGQRMPRYCLFGNTVNLTSRTETTGEKGKINVSEYTYRCLQSGENADPQFDLAYRGPVTMKGKKEPMKVWFLSRQEVH